DNA sequence from the Sinomonas terrae genome:
GCCGACGTCGGGGCGACGAAGGCGACGCTCGCAGGGATCCGGCCGCACGCCGTCGTCCATCTCGCCGCCATCGCGGTGCCGTTCAGCGCGCCCGAGGACTTGATCCTCCGCACGAACGTCCAGCTCTGCTACTCGGTGCTGAGCGCCGCGGTCGACGCCGGTGCGGACCGGGTGCTCGTCGCGTCGAGTCCCACCGTGCTCGGGTACGGGACGCCGCAGGGCTGGTCGCCCCGGTATCTGCCGATCGACGAGGAACATCCCATCGCGCCGTGGAACGCGTACGCGTTGTCGAAGGCCACCCTCGAGGCGACGGTGCGGATGTTCGTCGCGCAGCAGGGGGACGCCGTGCGGTTCGGGGCCTTCCGGCCCTGCTTCGTGATCTCCCCGGATGAGTGGCGGGGCGCACCGACCCAACAGGGCCACACTGTCGCGGAACGCCTCGCGCGGCCGGAGCTCGCGGCCGTCTCGCTCTTCAACTATGTGGACGCCCGCGACGCCGCAGGGTTCGTCGAGCGATGGCTCGAGGCGGCACGCGAGGTCCCGAACGGCGAGGTGTTCTTCGTCGGCGCGGACGACGCCATGGCCCGCCGGCCGCTCTCCGAACTCGTGCCCCAGTACTTCCCCGGCACCGAGCAGATGGCAGCCGCCCTCACCGGAACCCAGGCCGCCTTCACCTGCGCGAAGGCGCTCCGCCTCCTCGGCTGGCGCCCCCAGCGCTCCTGGCGCACGGAACTGGAGGGCGAACCGCTCGCCGCGACCTCCGTCCACCTCAGCTGAAATCCCCCTCACCGAAGAACTTCCGACAGGAGCACCGATGCACTTCGACGGCATCCTCTTCTTCCCGGTCACCCCGTTCGCCGACGACGGCACGGTCGATGCCGGCCTCGCGCACGAGCACGTGGCCTCCCGGCTCCCGCACCACCCCGGCGGGGTCTTCGCCGCCTGCGGAACGGGGGAGTACCACTCGCTGGCCGCCGCCGAGGTCGGCACCGTCATCAGGGCCGCGGTCGGGGCGGTGGAGGAATCCGGCACCGCTGTCCCCGTCCTCGGAGGCGCCGGCGGCCCACTCGGCCACGCGCTCGAAGCGGCCCGCGCAGCCGAGGACGCCGGGGCCCAGGGACTCCTGGTCCTCCCGCCGTATCTCGTCAACGCGCCCCTCGACGGGCTCGTCCGATACGTCGAGGCCATCGCCAACGCAACCGACCTCGAACTCGTCGTCTACCACCGGGCCAACGCCAAGTTCACGCCCGACGCCGTCGCTCGCCTCGCCGCCGATCCCCAGGTCGTGGGCTTCAAGGACGGCGTCGGGGACGTCGCGCTGACGCAGGAGGTCGTCCTCGCAGTCGAGGCAACGGGCCGCACGGACTTCCAGTTCTTCAACGGCCTCCTCACCGCCGAGCTCACCCAGGCGGCGTACCGGGCGATCGGCGTGCCGCTGTACTCGTCCGCGGCGTTCGCCATGGCTCCCGCCGTTGCGAACGCGTACTACCAGGCCCTCGAGGCCGGCGACGAGGGGCGGCGCCGCGAGCTCCTCGACGGCTTCTTCCGGCCGCTGGTCGCCCTCCGCGACGCCGTCCCCGGCTACGCGGTCTCCCTCGTCAAGGCCGGTGTGCGGCTCGGGGGGCTCGAGGTCGGCGGCGTCCGGGCGCCCCTCGTGGACCCGCGGCCGGAGCACCTCAGGGAGCTCGAGCGGATCCTCGCCGTCGGGCGCGAGCTTGCCGGCGCAGCGAACGACGACGGCGCCTTGGTCCGCTCGTGAACGCCTCGCCCGAGCCTGTGCTCACCTCGCTCCGCACGCGCCTGCTTGTCCCGGCCCTCGCGCGGCCATGGGGAGCGGACGTGCCCGAGGTGCACTTCGTCGTCGTCGACGTCGAGGACTCCGAGGGGAACCGCGGAATGGGTTTCAGCTGGACGCCGACCATCGGCGCCGGGGCCGTGCAGAGCCTGCTCGACGAGGACATCGCCAAGGCTGCCCTCGGGGGGCCGACCCATCCTGAAGCGGTGTGGGACGCCCTCTGGGTCCGGCTCCACGAAGCCGGGGGCGGCGGGCTCACGACCATCGCCCTCGCCGGCCTCGACCTCGCCCTCTGGGACCTCCTCGCCAAGCGCCTGGGGACGTCGGTCGTGGACCTGCTGGGCCGCCGTCGTTCGGTCCTCCCGGCGTACGGAAGCGGAGTCAACCTGCACTACCCCCTCGATGAACTGCTCGACCAGGTCCGCCGCTGGATCGACGCCGGCTACGGGGGCGTGAAGATCAAGGTCGGGCGGCCAGAGCTCGAGGACGACGTCGAGCGGGTCGCCGCGGTGCGCGCGCTGCTCGGGCCGCGGCGACGGCTCATGGCGGACGCCAATCAGCGCTGGGACCTGCCGACGGCGCGGCGGGCGGCGGCCGCCCTCGAGCGCTTCGACCTGCACTGGCTCGAGGAACCTCTGCGGGCCGAGGACCTCGACGGGCACGCCCAACTGCGCCGCAGCACGCGTGTGCCGATCGCCGTCGGCGAGAACCTGCACACGCTCCAGCGGTTCCGCGAGTACGTTGTAGCAGGCGCGTGCGACATCATCCAGCCCAACATCGTCCGCGTCGGCGGGATCACGCCGTTCCGCCGGATCGCCGCGCTCGCGCGCAGCGGTTCCGTGGCACTCGCGCCGCACCTCCTCGCGGACCTCTCGGCCCAGCTCGTCGCGACGCTGCCCGGGGCGGTCGAGGTCGAGGAGGTCGAGGACACGGCGTTCGAGACGCTCGGCGTCCTTTCCTCGCCGTCGCCGGTGCGCCGCAAGGGTGCGCAGGTGAGCGTCGAGAGCGCGCCCGGTCTCGGCCTGGACTTCGCAGACCTTTCCACCTTCGCGCGTGTTCAGGAGAATCCATGACCGCCGAGCCCTGACCGCTTCCCCAGGTTTGGCTGCCCGCTTCCCAGAATCTGGGCCGTCCTCCCCACCTTTGACTTCCGAGTTCCCCAACTCCTCGGCCGTCCTCCCCAGGTTCTTTGCCGCCTTCCCCAACTTTTCCGCCGCTCTCCCCAGGTTCAGCCTCGACTTTGTCTCGGATTCGTCTCCTACGAGAGTGCTGGCCACGGAATCACCGGCCACGCTGTGGCGAGCACCGCCGTCGGCCTCCAAGACTTGGGGAGGCTGGATCTGAAAGTGGGGAGGGCGGATCTGAAACTGGGGAGGCTGGATCTGAAACTGGGGAGGCTGGATCTGAAACTGGGGAGGCTGGATCTGAAACTGGGGAGGGCGGCGGGGCGCCCCGGCTAGAGCTCGAGAACGTCCGGCCGGTCGAGGCGCTGCCCCGCGACATCGACCGCGACGGTGGGCCACTCGGGGTCGAGGGAGAGCACCTCGAAACCTGAGGCCCCGCTCAGGATCGTGTCCTCGACCTTGCAGCCCAGCGCCGTCGGATTCCAGGCGAAGGCCACATTGGTGCCGAGGCGAACGTCGGTGCCAAGAGCTGGATCGATGCCTGGCGCGGAGCGCGGGTCGCGCCCGGCGTACCCTGCTACACCGCCTTGATGGTGGCGCGTCCACTCATCCGGGGAGAAGCCGTTCTCGGCGTAGGCGGCGATGCCGGAGGCGAACGCCTTCGCGAGCGAGCTGCCCGGGCGCGAGGCCTCGAGGTACGCGGCCTCGACGCGGAGGATTCGAAGGTCGGCGTCGAGCTCGGAGGCGGGACGCTCACCGAATCTGATCCAACGGGACGCATTCAGGATGAGCCCGTGGCGGCGGGCACATACAACCACCATTGCTCGGTTCCCCAGCGGGGCTGACGTGGGCAGTGGGTGCCGTGCCATCCGCCGAGATTCCCCGCCGGCGAGGACGACGACGGGCTCCGCACCGAGCTCGACGATCCCAGCGGTGAGCCTCGCCGCCAGCGCCCGCTCCGTGTCCTCGGGGGAAGCCTTGGCGAGCGTCTGCGTGAGGAGGCGGGCGACGTCGTGCCCCAGCTCCCGGAAGCGACCCACCTCGGGGGGCAGCAGCTCCTGCCGAGCGGCCCGGAGTCCGTCTTCGAGGCGCGATTCGGGTCCACCCCCGGCGTCGCGCGCGTCGGCCTCGGCTGCAGCGACGACGCTCGCGTGCCACGGGTGCTCCACGATGTGCGCCCACGCGGGCAGTTCCTCGCCGACGAGCCGGTGCGCCTCGTTCGAGGTCACGTGGACACGGTCCTCGCCGCGCGAGACGACGGCGGCCACGATGGGCGGCGCAGCGAGACTCACGTGGGTTCGCGCGCCCTCGAGGTACCACGCGAGAGCGGCTGGGGACGTGAGGGCCACCGCGTCGAAGCCTTCCGCGTCGAGCAGCGCGAGGACACGGAGGCGCTTCTCCGCGTGTTCATCCGCGTGTTCCTCTGAGGTGGCCCCCGGTGCTTCTGCCGGGGACAGGCGGACGTTGCTGGTCACAGGGCTCTTCCTTGCATGGGAAACCGATTTCTCACACCGTAGGGCAAGGGCTTTCCCGGGTCAATAGGCGCGCGAGAGGACGGCGCGTCAGAAGCCGAGCACGTCCGCGAGCCATTTCCACGCCGCGTCCTGCATCTCGGGCGTGAAGACGTGTCCGACCGGCAGGAGCGAGCCAGTGTAGTTCTCCGGATGGCCCTGGGCTGCGAAGCGCCGCCGCAGCTGCGCATCGGCGCCCACCATCCCTGATGGCGGGAAGAGGTGGTCCTCGAGGCCGTACTGGACCAGGAGCGGGCGCTCAGTCCACGAGCCGACCACGGAGGGCCAGTCGCCAGCAGCACCGAGTCGCGGGCTGAGCCACGTCCATGCGTGGTTCTCGAAATGCTTTGGGACCATGGCGCCGAGCGTGCTCATCATCGTCACGACCACGGTCGCCGCCAGACCGGGCTCGAGGACGCGGAGCAGCCCGGCGCGTGCGCCTCCGCCGGACATTCCGACGGCGGCGAGGCGGGCGCCGTCGACCGCTGGCAGCGAGCGCAGCGCCGAGAGCGCGAGCCGGTCCTCGCCGGCAATCAGGGACGCCCACGATGTGCCGAGCACACCCGCCGCCTTTGCGGCCTGCGCCTCGGTGAGGCGAGGCGGGGCGCCGTCGTCCTCGGGGAGGCGGCGCGAGCCGAAGCCGAAGACGTCGTGGATGAGGACGGCGACGCCCCGGCGGGCAAGGTCCTCGGCCCACGCGCGCCCTCCGTAGCAGGCATTGCGGGAGCTGCGCACGGTCGCCGCGAGGTCCGCGTCGAGCTGGCCCGGCCCGTCAGTGAGCTTTTCCCTTCCGACGACCTTGACGCCGCCGTGTTCGAACAGGGCCAGCACCCCGGGAAGCGTTCCCGTCTCGCCGGCCGGACGCAGAAGCCACGCGCGAGTCCGCGGCCCAAAGCCGCAGTCCCAGCTGAGGTCGGTGCCGTCGAGGCCGTCCCGCGTCCACGTTCCATCGACGGTGACGGCGGCGCTTTCGGGGGCGGGCGAGGTCCCGAGGGCCGCCAGGAGACGGTCGCGCAGGACGGCGGCGGGGATCTCGGGCTGCTCTTCGAAGAGGGGCGCCGAGCGGGCGACGGCGGTCGCGAGGTCCTGCTGCCAGCTCGCCCACGTGCCGCTCGCCGTCATGCGACGCTAGTGGCCGTCGCCGACGCCGTCCCGGAGCTCGCGCGGGCCTCGAGGCGCGGCGTGACGACGACGTCGTCTTCGGGATCGCGCCCGTTCAGGAGGTCCCAGAGGCGAGCCCAGGCCTGCTCGCCCAGCTCGGTCTGGGGGACCGACACCGTCGTGAGGGCAGGCGAGGCGAAGCGGGCGAACGGAATGTCGTCGAACCCGGTCACGGAGAGCCGCTCGGGGACGGAAACCCCGGCCTCGTGCAGGGCGCCGAGCAGGCCGAGTGCGACGAGGTCGTTGAAGCAGACGGCCGCGGTCGCGCCCGAGCCGAGAACGTTCTCGCGTGCCTGGTATCCGTCCTCGAACATCGCGCCGCAGGGGATCTCGACGATCTCCGGAGCGTCCGCGGGAAGGCTGTGCAGGGCGTCGAGGCGGTCCTGGTTGCCGTGGGACGTCTCAGGCCCGGCAAGGTAGGCGACGCGCTTGTGACCGAGCCGCTCGAGTTCGCCGAGGATGCTGCGGATCCCCGCGCCGTAGTCGACGGCGAGGCTCGGAACGCCGGGGACCGGGCTCGATCGGTTCACGAGGACGACGGGGGCGAGCTCCGGCAGCAGTTCGCCCAGGTGTGCCACATCCATGCGGGGCGAGACGAGGACCAGCGCATCGCAGCGGCGCCGTGCCTCGCGGGCGAGGATGACCTCTTCCTCCGGGTTCTCGATCGAGTCCGCTACGAGGACCCTGTACCCCTCGCGTGCCGCGGCCCGGCTCAGTCCGCGAAGCGTCTCCTGGAACATGGGGTTGGCGAGGTCCGGGACCACGATCGCGACCGTCTGCGTGCGCCCGATGGCGAGGCTGCGCGCCACAGTGCTGGGGGAGTAGTTGAGCTTCGCGGCTGCCTCCCGGACTCGCTTCCCGATCTCGGGATCGACAGTCGCGAGGCCGTTCATCACACGCGAGACGGTGGCGCGGGAGACTCCCGCCTCCTGCGCGACATGCGCGATTGTCACTCGCTGCGGCGGGCGGGTGCTCATCCGTGCCATGGAGTCCTCCTGTTTGGTCCGCCGGAGGTCCGCTTGGTCTACGGGCCAAAGGCGGCCACAGCGCCCCGGTGCGACGAGTGTAGCAACGGGTTGCCCTGCAAGTGAGGCCTAGGAGAAACCGATTTCTGCCCCTAAGATTCTTGGCATGCCCGCCATCGACCTGCCGCTGCACGAGCTCCGTTCCTACCGGGGGAGCAGCCCGCTCCCCGACGACCTTGAAGCCTTCTGGGACGGGACCATCGCGGAGGCCCGCAAGCACCCTCTGGCTGTCCGCTTCGAACGGGTCGAAACCTACCTCCCGCTCATCGAGACCTTCGACGTCACGTTCGCCGGGTACGGAGGCGACCCGATCAAGGCCTGGCTCCATCTCCCCGCGGCACAGCCGGGGCAGCAGCGGGAGCCGCTCCCCGCCGTCGTCCATTACCTCGGCTACTCCGGCGGTCGGGGTCTGGCCCACCAGAACACACTGTGGGCCCAAGCGGGGTACGCGATGCTGATCATGGACTCGCGCGGGCAGGGCTACGGCGGTCAGGTCGGCGAGACGCCGGACCCGCATCCCAGTGCCGGGGAGACCGCGTACCCGGGCCTCATGACGCGCGGGATCCTCGACCGGAACACGTACTACCACCGCAGGCTCTTCACCGACGCCGTCCGCGCCATCGAGGCGGTCCAGGCGCATCCCGCGGTGGACGCGTCCCGCGTCGTCGTCCAGGGGGTCTCGCAAGGCGGCGGGCTCGCCGTCGCCGCGGCGGGTCTCGCTGCGGGAAGGGTCGACGGCGTCATCGCCTGCCTGCCGGACGTCAACTTCCTGGCCGACTACCCCCGCGCCCTCGACATCGCGACCACCGGCCCGTACCCCGAACTCGAGCACTACCTCAAGCGCCACCGCGAGCACGTCGACGCCGCGTTCACGACCCTGCCGTACTTCGACGTCGTCAACCTCGCGAGGTTCGCGCAGGTCCCGGCGTACTTCTCGGTCGCTCTTCGTGACACGACGTGCCCGCCGTCCACCGTCTATGCGACGTACAACCGCTACGGCGAGGCCTCGCGCGGGAACCTGCCGGTCGAGAAGGCGATCGAGGAGTACGCCTTCAACAACCACGAGGGCGGGGGCGAGCACCACGTGGTCCGGCAGCTCGCGTGGCTCCGGAAGCTCCTGTCCTGAACGTTCCTTCTCGCCTAAATGTTGCGCCGTCACGTTCGCAGGGTGCAGCAATGTTGCGCCGTCACCTTCGCAGGGTTGGCGGCCGGGCGGCGGATCCCGTAAGGTGCTCGCATGATCAAGCGTTGGTATGCGTATTTTGCGTTGGCTCTGGAGGGCCAAGCGTAGATACGCGCATACCAACCTTCAGAGCCGACAGGGCAGGGACTCCGGTCCCTGCCCTTCGCCGTTCCAGGCAGGCTCTGAACGCTCCGGGGCCTGTCGGAGAGAGACAGGAACCCCATGAATCCGCTGGCCCCCGCACCCTCCCTCGACCCTTCGCTGCGCAACAACCGAGTTGCCGAGTTCACCGCGCTCCCCACTCCCCGCGAGCTTCTCGCCGAACTGCCCCTCTCGGCTGACGCCGAAGCGGTCGTAGCCCGCGGACGGGACGAGGTCAGGGCAGTGCTCGACGGCGTCGACGACCGATTGCTCGTCATCGTCGGCCCTTGCTCGATCCACGACCCCGACGCCGGGCTCGACTACGCCCGCCGGCTCGCCGCCGTCGCCCGCGAACACCGTGAGGACCTCCTCGTCGTCATGCGCACGTACTTCGAGAAGCCGCGCACGACGATCGGCTGGAAGGGCCTCATCAACGACCCCCACCTCGACGGCACCCATGACATCGCGTCCGGCCTCCGTTCCGCGCGCGAGGTGCTCCTCGGCGTCCTCGGTCTGGGCCTGCCCACGGCGACGGAGTTCCTCGAGCCGATCTCCCCGCAGTACACGGCGGACGCCATCGCGTGGGGCGCTATCGGCGCGCGCACCGCCGAGAGCCAGATCCACCGCCAGCTCGTCTCCGGCCTCTCAATGCCGGTCGGGTTCAAGAACGGGACCGACGGCGGCCTCCAGATCGCCATTGATGCATGCGGGGCTGCGGCCGCAAACCAAGCCTTCCTCGGCATTGACGACGACGGCAGGGCGGCTCTCGTCGCGACGTCCGGCAACGCGGACACTCACCTCGTGCTGCGCGGCGGAGCGAGCGGCCCCAATTACGACGCCGCCTCCGTCACCGCTGCTTCGGCGACGATGGCAGCCAAGGGTCTCAATCCGCGCCTCATCGTGGACGCGAGCCATGCGAATTGCGGGAAGAACCACCACCGGCAGGCCGAAGTCGCGCTCGAGATCGGTGCGCAGCTCTCTGCGGAGGGCCCATCCTCCGGGGCCATCGCGGGGGTCATGCTCGAGAGTTTCCTCGTCGGTGGGGCGCAGCCTCTGAACCCGGAGATGCTCGACCGCCTGGTCTACGGACAGTCCGTCACGGACGCGTGCATGGACTGGGACGTGACGGAACAGGTGCTTGCGGCCCTCGCAGAGGCGGCGCGTTCCCGGAGGAGTGGCGCCTGACCTCGCAAAATACCTACTTTCACAAGAGTCCCTCCAGCATCTACAGTAGCTAGCACATGCACAAGTGAGGGTACCGACAGTCACGCCGTCGAGCGGGCCTCATGGGGATTGCGTCGACGGCGAGCAAGGAACTGAAGATGGCTGGTTCGGGGGAATTCGCGAACACTCGCTTCCTGACGGTTGCGGAGGTCGCGGCGGTCATGCGTGTCTCGAAGATGACCGTGTACCGCCTCGTCCATTCCGGCGAGATGCCCGCCGTACGCTTTGGGCGCTCGTACCGTGTGCCCGAGGCTGCTGTCGAGGAGTTCGTCCGACGCTCGACCGTGGACGGGAATACCGAGACCGCTTGAGGTCCCTGACCGCGGGCCTGCCTGTCAAGGGCTCCTATTCGGTGCTGTATTCTGTTCAGGAACGTTTTACGTCACGTCACCAGCAGTTGGTTGCCAGCGGCCCCCACGGCGCCCCGGCCAGCGGCCCGGTGCACCAAGTTACTGTAAGGAACTTCTGTGGGTTCAGTTATCAAGAAGCGCCGCAAGCGCATGGCCAAGAAGAAGCACCGCAAGCTGCTTCGCAAGACCCGTCACCAGCGCCGCAACAAGAAGTAAGGCGCCGCCTCGCTTGAGGTCTGGTGGAACGAGGCCCGTCCCCTCTTGGGGGACGGGCCTCTTCTTCGTTTCGGGTACGCCAACTCCCTCCCCAGGCCGTTTCGGGTACGCCAACTCCCTCCTCAGGCCGTTTCGGGTACGCCAACTCCCTCCTCAGGCCGTTTCGAGTACGCCAACCCATACCGCCCACGTCAGAACCCAGCCGATGGTTGGCAGGTGGTACCGCGGGTATCACTCTCAGGGACGAAGAAGGCGGGCTAAGCAGCTGCCCGGTAGCCCCTGAACCCGACGGGAGGGCTTCATGGGAACAACGCGCGAGCGCGCTAGGAAGACGCCTTCCCGGCTCGGCTGGCGAGGGTGGCTCAAGGCCCTCGGCCCAGGTCTCGTGACCGGATCGGCGGACGATGACCCTTCAGGCGTCGCGACCTATGCGCAAGCTGGCGCGCAGTACGGGTTCGCCGTGACCTGGACGGCGCCCGTCGTGCTGCCGATGATGATCGGCATCCAGGAAATGTGCGACAGGACGGCCACCACGACGGGCCAGACGCTCGGCAGACTCGCCCGGCGTCGCTTCCGCAGGGGCGGGGAGCTCGTCGTTGGCTTCCTGCTGCTGTGCCTGCTCGTGTCCAACGTTGTGAACGTCGGTGCGGACCTCATGGCCGTCGGCAAGGGCATGGAGTTGCTCGGCGCCGGGCCCTCCCAAGTATGGGCTCCAATTGCAGGCTTGGGACTAGCCGTGCTGCTGATGACCGGCTCGTACAAGCTTGTCTCCAAAATCTTCGTCTGGCTCTGTCTCGTTCTGTTCGCGTACGTCATCGTCATGTTCCTCGCCGGCGTGCAATGGGGAGAGGTCCTCGCCGGGATGACCTTCCAGCGGCTGCAGCCTGGGGTGCAGTTCTGGGGACTTGTCGCGGCCGTGTTCGGCACCTCGATCTCCCCCTACCTGTTCTTCTGGGAAAGCGGGCAACGCATCGAGGAGATGCGAGCCCGCCCAGAGCACGGTGACAAGCCGGCCGCGGACACGGACATTCCCGACTTCAAGGCGATCCGGCGCCGGCGGCAGCAGCGTATCGACGTCGTGACCGGGATGACCGTCTCGGTGGTGGTGATGCTCGCGATCATCGTCGCCACGGGCGCGACGATCGGCCGGCATCCCACAGATATCAGTTCGGCCGCCGACGCCGCCCAAGCGCTCAAGCCGCTCGCCGGACCGCTCGCGGGAGCGGTGTTCGCGCTCGGTTTCATCGGCACGGGGCTGCTCGGCGTTCCGGTCCTCGCGTCGGCAGCGTGCATCGGCATCAGCGGCCTCACCGGAAAGGCCTGGGGATTCGACCGCAGTCCGCGCAAGGCTCCGCTCTTCTATGGGCTGCTGCTCGCCGGGCTCATCGTCGGCACGATTCTGGCGTCGATGTTCACCGACGCCATTGCCCTGT
Encoded proteins:
- a CDS encoding NAD-dependent epimerase/dehydratase family protein, which encodes MRIAVTGGAGRLGVSVVNHLASRGHDVHSLDRAASPLVDDAAQQHTLDLADVGATKATLAGIRPHAVVHLAAIAVPFSAPEDLILRTNVQLCYSVLSAAVDAGADRVLVASSPTVLGYGTPQGWSPRYLPIDEEHPIAPWNAYALSKATLEATVRMFVAQQGDAVRFGAFRPCFVISPDEWRGAPTQQGHTVAERLARPELAAVSLFNYVDARDAAGFVERWLEAAREVPNGEVFFVGADDAMARRPLSELVPQYFPGTEQMAAALTGTQAAFTCAKALRLLGWRPQRSWRTELEGEPLAATSVHLS
- a CDS encoding 5-dehydro-4-deoxyglucarate dehydratase, translated to MHFDGILFFPVTPFADDGTVDAGLAHEHVASRLPHHPGGVFAACGTGEYHSLAAAEVGTVIRAAVGAVEESGTAVPVLGGAGGPLGHALEAARAAEDAGAQGLLVLPPYLVNAPLDGLVRYVEAIANATDLELVVYHRANAKFTPDAVARLAADPQVVGFKDGVGDVALTQEVVLAVEATGRTDFQFFNGLLTAELTQAAYRAIGVPLYSSAAFAMAPAVANAYYQALEAGDEGRRRELLDGFFRPLVALRDAVPGYAVSLVKAGVRLGGLEVGGVRAPLVDPRPEHLRELERILAVGRELAGAANDDGALVRS
- a CDS encoding mandelate racemase/muconate lactonizing enzyme family protein; translation: MNASPEPVLTSLRTRLLVPALARPWGADVPEVHFVVVDVEDSEGNRGMGFSWTPTIGAGAVQSLLDEDIAKAALGGPTHPEAVWDALWVRLHEAGGGGLTTIALAGLDLALWDLLAKRLGTSVVDLLGRRRSVLPAYGSGVNLHYPLDELLDQVRRWIDAGYGGVKIKVGRPELEDDVERVAAVRALLGPRRRLMADANQRWDLPTARRAAAALERFDLHWLEEPLRAEDLDGHAQLRRSTRVPIAVGENLHTLQRFREYVVAGACDIIQPNIVRVGGITPFRRIAALARSGSVALAPHLLADLSAQLVATLPGAVEVEEVEDTAFETLGVLSSPSPVRRKGAQVSVESAPGLGLDFADLSTFARVQENP
- a CDS encoding M24 family metallopeptidase translates to MTSNVRLSPAEAPGATSEEHADEHAEKRLRVLALLDAEGFDAVALTSPAALAWYLEGARTHVSLAAPPIVAAVVSRGEDRVHVTSNEAHRLVGEELPAWAHIVEHPWHASVVAAAEADARDAGGGPESRLEDGLRAARQELLPPEVGRFRELGHDVARLLTQTLAKASPEDTERALAARLTAGIVELGAEPVVVLAGGESRRMARHPLPTSAPLGNRAMVVVCARRHGLILNASRWIRFGERPASELDADLRILRVEAAYLEASRPGSSLAKAFASGIAAYAENGFSPDEWTRHHQGGVAGYAGRDPRSAPGIDPALGTDVRLGTNVAFAWNPTALGCKVEDTILSGASGFEVLSLDPEWPTVAVDVAGQRLDRPDVLEL
- a CDS encoding dienelactone hydrolase family protein → MTASGTWASWQQDLATAVARSAPLFEEQPEIPAAVLRDRLLAALGTSPAPESAAVTVDGTWTRDGLDGTDLSWDCGFGPRTRAWLLRPAGETGTLPGVLALFEHGGVKVVGREKLTDGPGQLDADLAATVRSSRNACYGGRAWAEDLARRGVAVLIHDVFGFGSRRLPEDDGAPPRLTEAQAAKAAGVLGTSWASLIAGEDRLALSALRSLPAVDGARLAAVGMSGGGARAGLLRVLEPGLAATVVVTMMSTLGAMVPKHFENHAWTWLSPRLGAAGDWPSVVGSWTERPLLVQYGLEDHLFPPSGMVGADAQLRRRFAAQGHPENYTGSLLPVGHVFTPEMQDAAWKWLADVLGF
- a CDS encoding LacI family DNA-binding transcriptional regulator — encoded protein: MARMSTRPPQRVTIAHVAQEAGVSRATVSRVMNGLATVDPEIGKRVREAAAKLNYSPSTVARSLAIGRTQTVAIVVPDLANPMFQETLRGLSRAAAREGYRVLVADSIENPEEEVILAREARRRCDALVLVSPRMDVAHLGELLPELAPVVLVNRSSPVPGVPSLAVDYGAGIRSILGELERLGHKRVAYLAGPETSHGNQDRLDALHSLPADAPEIVEIPCGAMFEDGYQARENVLGSGATAAVCFNDLVALGLLGALHEAGVSVPERLSVTGFDDIPFARFASPALTTVSVPQTELGEQAWARLWDLLNGRDPEDDVVVTPRLEARASSGTASATATSVA
- a CDS encoding acetylxylan esterase, with protein sequence MPAIDLPLHELRSYRGSSPLPDDLEAFWDGTIAEARKHPLAVRFERVETYLPLIETFDVTFAGYGGDPIKAWLHLPAAQPGQQREPLPAVVHYLGYSGGRGLAHQNTLWAQAGYAMLIMDSRGQGYGGQVGETPDPHPSAGETAYPGLMTRGILDRNTYYHRRLFTDAVRAIEAVQAHPAVDASRVVVQGVSQGGGLAVAAAGLAAGRVDGVIACLPDVNFLADYPRALDIATTGPYPELEHYLKRHREHVDAAFTTLPYFDVVNLARFAQVPAYFSVALRDTTCPPSTVYATYNRYGEASRGNLPVEKAIEEYAFNNHEGGGEHHVVRQLAWLRKLLS
- a CDS encoding 3-deoxy-7-phosphoheptulonate synthase produces the protein MNPLAPAPSLDPSLRNNRVAEFTALPTPRELLAELPLSADAEAVVARGRDEVRAVLDGVDDRLLVIVGPCSIHDPDAGLDYARRLAAVAREHREDLLVVMRTYFEKPRTTIGWKGLINDPHLDGTHDIASGLRSAREVLLGVLGLGLPTATEFLEPISPQYTADAIAWGAIGARTAESQIHRQLVSGLSMPVGFKNGTDGGLQIAIDACGAAAANQAFLGIDDDGRAALVATSGNADTHLVLRGGASGPNYDAASVTAASATMAAKGLNPRLIVDASHANCGKNHHRQAEVALEIGAQLSAEGPSSGAIAGVMLESFLVGGAQPLNPEMLDRLVYGQSVTDACMDWDVTEQVLAALAEAARSRRSGA
- a CDS encoding helix-turn-helix domain-containing protein; the protein is MAGSGEFANTRFLTVAEVAAVMRVSKMTVYRLVHSGEMPAVRFGRSYRVPEAAVEEFVRRSTVDGNTETA
- a CDS encoding 30S ribosomal protein bS22; amino-acid sequence: MGSVIKKRRKRMAKKKHRKLLRKTRHQRRNKK
- a CDS encoding Nramp family divalent metal transporter, which translates into the protein MGTTRERARKTPSRLGWRGWLKALGPGLVTGSADDDPSGVATYAQAGAQYGFAVTWTAPVVLPMMIGIQEMCDRTATTTGQTLGRLARRRFRRGGELVVGFLLLCLLVSNVVNVGADLMAVGKGMELLGAGPSQVWAPIAGLGLAVLLMTGSYKLVSKIFVWLCLVLFAYVIVMFLAGVQWGEVLAGMTFQRLQPGVQFWGLVAAVFGTSISPYLFFWESGQRIEEMRARPEHGDKPAADTDIPDFKAIRRRRQQRIDVVTGMTVSVVVMLAIIVATGATIGRHPTDISSAADAAQALKPLAGPLAGAVFALGFIGTGLLGVPVLASAACIGISGLTGKAWGFDRSPRKAPLFYGLLLAGLIVGTILASMFTDAIALLVLSAMLNAIAAAPFLVVVLLIAGNRAIMGKRTNGRLSNTVGWVTAGIMGAAGILAIWAQFAGG